From the Paenibacillus sp. MMS20-IR301 genome, the window TTCAGATTTCACGCATGCCTTGATTGTCGATGGCATTATCGGGGGTGTCGGCGGTGTGCTTGTCTTTGTTCCGCAGATCTTTATCCTGTTCCTGATGATTTCCTTCCTGGAGGATTCCGGTTATATGGCGCGGGTCTGCCTGCTGATGGACAGCACGATGGAGCGGATGGGACTGAACGGCAAAGCCTTTATTCCTTTCATTATCGGCTTCGGCTGCAACGTTCCGGCCATTATGGCTGCACGGAGCATCGAACAGCCCAAAGACCGGATGCTGACTACACTGCTCATGCCGCTCATGTCATGCTCGGCCCGACTCCCGGTATATCTGCTGTTCGCTGCAGTCTTCTTCCCCGCGCAGCAGGCAACCGCAGTACTGGCAATGTACGTGATGGGTGTAGTCTTCGCACTGCTGCTGTGCAAATTATTCTCGAAGCATCTGTTCAAGAATGAGTCCTCCATCTTCATCATCGAGCTGCCTCCATACCGGATGCCGCAGCTCAAGACGCTTGGCCGCAGCACCTGGGAGAAGGGCAAGGGCTTCCTGCGCAAGGCAGGGACGATCATTCTCGCCGGTTCGGTTATTATCTGGCTGATGTCTTATGCCGGTCCCGGCGGACTCAATGTGGACATGGATCACTCTTTTCTGGCTAAATTCGGCGGATTCATTGCTCCTCTGCTGCATCCGCTTGGATTCGGCACCTGGCAGGCCGGCTCCACACTGGTTCCCGGCTTCCTGGCCAAAGAGGTTGTTGTCTCTACCATGAATATCATCTACCATGCACCGGATACAGCCGGGCTGGAAGGTCAAATTGCTGCTGTATTCACACCGCTAAGCTCAATCAGTTTCATGGCCTTTATCCTGCTCTATATTCCCTGCCTGGCCACTGTGGGCGTAATCAAGAAGGAGACTGCTTCCTGGAAATGGACCTTCTTCTCCATGGGCTATTCCCTGGTGCTTGCTTATGCCGTGTCGCTGATTATTTTCCAGGGCGGCCGTCTGCTCGGCTGGTCGTAGAAGCATCAAGTCCAAGCTACATTTGAGAGGAAGCGAAAGCTGCGATGATCGTAAATGTCCTGATTGTAACGCTAATCTTCGGATATTCCGGCTGGATGATTTACCGCCATGTGCAAAAGGGCAAAGAAGGCGCCTGTGCCGGCTGTGACAAGAGCAAGAGCTGCTCTGCTGCAGCGATGGATTCACCTCTGTCCTGCTGCGGAAGTACGGCTGACAGCAAACATTAGTGCAGCGCTGTAACCCGGCACACAGAATTTATTTCGTTTAGAATCCTTGGCATGCGGGTATGTTAATTATAAGCTAATGACAGCCAGACCATTCCAAGGAGGAATTGCCATGAACACCAAGAAAACTTTGATTACTACGGTAGCCCTGGGAGCAGCCTACTTGCTGAAGAACAAGAGCACCCGGGATAAAATCATGAACGGTGTACAATCCATCACCTCACAGATGAAGGCCAGAAGATAGTACTATATAGAGCAAGCCGCAGCGGGCTGAAATGTCCGTCTGAACAAATAGCCGCAGGTCCCCGGAGTTCCGGAGTCCTGCGGCTATTATGTTATAACAAGGGCTGCTCCGCCTTGATGCCGGGCCGGGCAGCTGAACGCAGCAGATATTCCAGCAGGGTACGGACCATCACCCCGGTTGCCCCTTTGGGATTCACCCCGCGCTCCTTCGGAAGAAAGGCCGTTCCGGCAATATCCAGATGAACCCAGGGCAGCCCTTCTGCAAACTCCCCGATGAACAAGCCGGCGGTAGTGGCACCGCCATATCTTCCCGCAGCATTACGCAGATCGGCAACATCGCTCTTCAGCAGTTCTCGGAACTCCGGATATGCCGGAAGCTCCCAGATCTGCTCACCCGCGCAGCCGGCGGCTTCCAGAATCTCCTCCAGAAAAGCTCTATTATTAGTTACTGCTCCGGTAGCTATATCGCCCAGAATGGACACCACAGCGCCTGTCAGCGTCGCTACGTCAATGATCCGTTCGGCTCCCCATTCACGGGCATAGGTGATGGCATCACCAAGCACTATTCTGCCCTCGGCATCCGTATTAAGCACCTCGATCGTTCTTCCGCTTAGTGAGGTTATGATGTCACCGGGCTTGAATGCGTTCGCTGCCGGCATATTCTCAGCAGCAGGTATAAGCATGATCACATTCACCGGCGGGCGCAGGCGCCCGAGCGCCTCTATTACACCCAGTACAGCGGCTGCGCCGCCCATATCGCTAATCATGTCCTCCATTCCCGGTGCCCGCTTAAGCGAGATGCCTCCAGTGTCGAAGGTAATGCCTTTACCGACAAGTCCCACTACATCCTTCCATTCACTTCCTCCCTGGTAACGTATGGCAATCATCCGCGGCGGATGATTACTGCCCTGGCCGACAGCGAGCAGGCCTCCCATTCCCTTCAGCGCAAGTTCCTGTTCATCCAGCACCTCGGCCGGAAGCCCGTGACGCTCCGCCACTGCAACAGCTGCTGCTGCAAGCCCCGAGGGAGTCAGCATATTCCCCGGAAGGTTGGTCAGCTCCCTGGCCAGATTCGTGGCCTCCCCCAAAGCCAGCCCCCGGGCGATGCCCAGCTTCCAGGAGGCATCCTCCAGCGCTTCGCTCTGCCGCTGCATATGCAGCCGCACACGGCCGGGCCCGCTGTATGCCGGCTGCTCCAGCTTGTAATGCCTGCGGCGGTACGCGCCAAGCACCAGGCCTTCTGCAATGGCCTGCCCGGCGCTCTCCGCCGTCAGTGCAGACTGGCGGTGCAGTTCATCCGGCACCGCCACAATTAGTAGGGCTGCCTTCAGCCTGGCAGCCGCCCGGACTGTCTGCGCCATGAGCAGGCGCAGCTCCTGCATGCCAAGCCGGCCATCGCCGCTTCCCGCCAGGATGATAACCGGCAGCTCCGGCCGGTCCAGCACAGGCAGGATATAGATCTGGCCCGGCTTCCCGCTGAACAGCCCGGCTCCGGACAGCCGGCTGAGCCGTCCAGCCCATTCTGCCGGGATTCCTTCGCCCTGTATCTGTGCTTCCGAGATTATGAAGCATAAGGCATCGCCTTCCAGCAAAGCAGGGTCTGTACCACTGCCCCATTCAATATTCATGCTTCATCCCTCCAATGGATCGTTCATCGACTGCAGATAACGCAGATAAGGCTGATCTCCCGCACTTGTCCGTGCACCGCAGG encodes:
- the feoB gene encoding ferrous iron transport protein B gives rise to the protein MSSIALVGNPNTGKTSLFNTLTSSYEYVGNWAGVTVEKKVGSLKNGAGKLIDLPGIYSLHPLSRDEGVAAQYLIEESPEALINIVDASQLERNLLLTLQLLEYGKPTVLGLNMIDVANARGIQVNAEELQARLGIPVFPLIARTGKGTGQVLSVLEKTEAIPAVSFRLDYGALVEENITAITNKLKQVSGLPSHRWVALQLMEQNPVVLDLLKKRTDVSELMALCDACQSSLQKQKLALTLPQWIRSIRMDYIRSVCAAAIDTTRQKPHNLTERLDSILTHRFLGLPLFIVFMYAMFKTTFDWVGGPLSDLVDGFIAGPLSDGANSLLQMIGASDFTHALIVDGIIGGVGGVLVFVPQIFILFLMISFLEDSGYMARVCLLMDSTMERMGLNGKAFIPFIIGFGCNVPAIMAARSIEQPKDRMLTTLLMPLMSCSARLPVYLLFAAVFFPAQQATAVLAMYVMGVVFALLLCKLFSKHLFKNESSIFIIELPPYRMPQLKTLGRSTWEKGKGFLRKAGTIILAGSVIIWLMSYAGPGGLNVDMDHSFLAKFGGFIAPLLHPLGFGTWQAGSTLVPGFLAKEVVVSTMNIIYHAPDTAGLEGQIAAVFTPLSSISFMAFILLYIPCLATVGVIKKETASWKWTFFSMGYSLVLAYAVSLIIFQGGRLLGWS
- a CDS encoding FeoB-associated Cys-rich membrane protein gives rise to the protein MIVNVLIVTLIFGYSGWMIYRHVQKGKEGACAGCDKSKSCSAAAMDSPLSCCGSTADSKH
- a CDS encoding leucyl aminopeptidase, translating into MNIEWGSGTDPALLEGDALCFIISEAQIQGEGIPAEWAGRLSRLSGAGLFSGKPGQIYILPVLDRPELPVIILAGSGDGRLGMQELRLLMAQTVRAAARLKAALLIVAVPDELHRQSALTAESAGQAIAEGLVLGAYRRRHYKLEQPAYSGPGRVRLHMQRQSEALEDASWKLGIARGLALGEATNLARELTNLPGNMLTPSGLAAAAVAVAERHGLPAEVLDEQELALKGMGGLLAVGQGSNHPPRMIAIRYQGGSEWKDVVGLVGKGITFDTGGISLKRAPGMEDMISDMGGAAAVLGVIEALGRLRPPVNVIMLIPAAENMPAANAFKPGDIITSLSGRTIEVLNTDAEGRIVLGDAITYAREWGAERIIDVATLTGAVVSILGDIATGAVTNNRAFLEEILEAAGCAGEQIWELPAYPEFRELLKSDVADLRNAAGRYGGATTAGLFIGEFAEGLPWVHLDIAGTAFLPKERGVNPKGATGVMVRTLLEYLLRSAARPGIKAEQPLL